The Dokdonia donghaensis DSW-1 DNA window CTAGCTTCTAAGATTCCATTTTTCTTATTCTTTTTTGCACCTATTTTTGCGCTTTTCTTATGGCTAATTTATTCAAAGAAGAAATTTAATTATATGGAGCACTTAGTCTTCATATTTCACATATTCAGCTGGGTATTTTTAGTATTGCTTATTGCAATTATTCCAGACTTACTTATTGGAGATGAAATAGTTGCATCTCTATTACTCATTCTTGTAGGTCCATTTTACTTTTACAAGGCGTTGCGTAATTTTTATAAACAAAAACGCAGGTGGACAATTCTAAAATTTGTATTTTTAAACATAGTATTCTATTTAGGAGCGACATTATTTGCAGTAATCTTTTTTGCGATTACCGCATTTTTATTTTAAAATGGTACAACAAGTAACTAGAGGCATAAAGATTTCGGTAGAGACTACCTTTGAGGGCACGTTTTATAAAAACTATAAAATGCACTTCGCCTTTGGCTACAAAGTAACCATAGACAACCAGAGTAAAGATAGTGTACAACTTATGGCACGTCACTGGAAAATACAAGACGCTCTTAACACTCCCGAAGTCGTAAATGGCGAGGGCGTGATAGGTAAGAAACCCGTTTTAAAACCGGGCGAAAGCCACACCTATAGTTCTGGTTGCTTACTTACCTCGCCTTTTGGCTCTATGGAAGGGCATTACCAGATGGTAAACTTTACAACCACAAAAAAATTCAGAGTAAAAATACCTGCCTTTAAGCTGAGCGCACCTTTTGCATTAAACTAGCTGCCGTTTGCCCTGCAAGCTCAAGGCAAAAAATCTGTTCTCCTTGCTTTATGTTGCAGTATAAACAGTTACTGTCATAAATAAATCTATAAGGCTTCTCAGTATCAAAGCCTTCTGGCAATTGTGTAGTTCCACAAAAGTCTTGCACTCCACGCTCTGTATATCTTTTTACTAATGCCTTAGTCTTATCACCCTGGACTTCTAAATAAAAGTAAGCTCCACTACCCGTCCCATCTAGAAAGGTAGCTCCTTCTGGCACCTCAATACTTATCCCATCTTGATCAAGAACCTCAGGAACCTTTCGGTCAAAGAAGTTTGTGAGGTTTTCTTTTAAAGCTGTAGATGTGTATGGTTTTATACACCCATTATACACCTCATACACACCATCTTGTGATGCACTACGCTCTACATTACCCACGGTGCTGGGAGTAAATTTCTTATTGCGCTTAAGATATTTTATTATGGAGTTATTATTTGTACTAGCTAGAATCGTATCTGTCACAAATCTTGCACAGTTACTTCCCACTTTCCCAAAGGCTTTGTAAGGAATACTCCCTTGCCCTTGAAGACCCATTATATATGAGAGAGCCTTATCATAATCTACCGTATCACATAAGGATGCAACAAGACGCCCCTCCCCGTGTGTTTTTTCTGGATGCGCTTCTAGCCATAATAAAAGCTCATTAAGATTAATTAATTGATTATTTTTTATCTGAGCTTTTACGGGCACAACAAGCTCTACATCTGTAAGAGCCCCACGCACTCTCCCTTTCCCTGGAGGAGTAATATACCTGCCAAAATCAAAGTACTGAGCCACTCCCGTTTCATTTTCTATAAGAACCAGCGCAGCGTGACCTGCTTTAATATGTGTGCGTGTGCCTAACCCTACCAGTGGTAATATTTTACACATAAGCTCATCAGACATTTTTACAAAAGTATCTGGAAAAGCGAGCACTATTATTTTACCCGTATTTTTCAAACAGTAACTGTATCAAAGTTAGTAATATGCACCTCATCCTTTTGTAAATCGCGGTACGTCATTATACAATCTTCCTTAGTCTTTTCTACCTGGGTAACACTTACGGTACCTAGTTTACCACGATTCATTTTAAGATCTACCTTTTCATCTCCCTCACCAGCTGTGGTGTGAAAACTTGATAATTGCTCACTACTCCAGTCAGTATTTTCAGCAAATGTTTTAAACCACTTTTTACGCTTCTCCTTCATATCTGCAGTATACAGTGTAGAAGAAGACCATATTTTTGGTAAATCATCCAGTTCGCTTATATGCGCCTTCACTCCATCCCAAACCAGTTCTGTTGCCTTGAGACCAGTGTTCCAATCTATAGCTATAATGGTGAAGGGCTCAATTCCTTCATAGTCAAAATCATTTATAGAAGTCGTTAAATCATCAGACTTAAGTAGTTCTTTTACCGTTACGCCTCTACTCATCTTATAATCCTCAACCTTCATATGATTTTCAAACCCTCCATTAAGAAGGCAAATCATTGTATTTTTTTCTGAAACTCCTATCCACGATCCACCGGCTACGGCATCTTTTGGAAACAGCATTTTCACCCCATCTATATCATAAAAGCTAGGCGCAAGTGTGGTTCTTCCATAAGCCTCGTCACGGTTAGAGGTTAGAATAAAAGTGTTATCTTTTTTAGGTATATAAGTAACTGTGCACATTCTTTATGGGTCGTAAGTTCTGTTTGCAACTTACGAAAAAGCCTACACTTGCGGTTTCGATACCCATTATTTTGTAGTGTGACTGTCTACCATTGCTTCACTTACATTAAAATGTGATCTTAACAAATCTAGATATGATTGTCTTCTATTTTGCTTTCGCGAAAGCGTAAAAAACTCCAACTGTTACAGTATTGCCAAACCGCTGAGCTATCGCAATAGAATTTGTACTTTTGCACTACCAAAAAATTAAAACCAAACACCACTATGGGAAAAGGATTTTTTCAAGTTCCAATCGCTGTAAACGAAGAGGTAAAATCGTATACACCAGGCTCTCCAGAACGCGAGGCCGTTGCCGCAGCTTATAAAGAGTTATTTAACGCACATACCGAAGTACCTATGTACATAAATGGTAAAGAGGTGCGTACTAAAAATACACAACCTATCACGCCACCGCACGATCACAAGAAGGTGGTAGGTGAGTTTCACCTTGCCGAAAAAACACACATTGACCAGGCTATCGCTGGAGCACTTGAGGCTCGTACGGAGTGGGCAGAGCTTCCTTGGGAGCAACGTGCTGGTATTTTCTTAAAAGCTGCAGAGCTTATCGCTGGGCCTTACCGCGCAAAGATTAATGCTGCAACAATGATTAACCAGTCTAAAACGATTTACCAAGCAGAGATTGATGCTGCTTGTGAACTTATAGACTTCTTACGTTTTAACGTGCAGTTTATGACAGATATCTATAACGAGCAGCCAGAGTCTACCTCTGGAGCCTGGAATAGACTAGAATACCGCCCGCTAGAAGGATTTATCTATGCGATTACTCCTTTTAACTTTACTGCCATCGCGGCAAACCTTCCTGCTGCTTGTGCACTTATGGGTAATGTAGTAGTATGGAAACCTTCAGATAGCCAGATGCTTTCTGCAAAGATTATACTTGACATCTTCCGTGAGGCAGGTGTACCAGATGGTGTGATACAAGTGGTACACGGTGATCCAGTAATGATTACAGATACCGTACTTGCAAGCCCAGATTTTTCTGGATTACACTTTACAGGATCTACACACGTATTTAAAGATGTGTGGAAAAAGATAGGAGAAAACATACATAACTATAAAACATATCCCCGCATTGTAGGTGAGACAGGTGGTAAAGATTTTATCGTTGCACACCCTACTGCACCAGCAAAACAAGTGGCCACAGCGATCTCTCGTGGAGCGTTTGAGTTTCAAGGTCAAAAATGTAGTGCTGCAAGTCGCGGGTACATACCAGCATCTTCTTGGGAAGAAATTAAAGAGCTTGTGATAGAAGACGTAAAGTCTTTTAAAATGGGATCTCCAGAAGATATGAGCAACTTTATCACTGCTGTGATACACGAAGGATCTTTTGATAAGCTTGCAAAATACATTGACCAGGCAAAAGAAGATGCAAACGCAGAGATTATAGTAGGTGGAGGTCACGATAAGAAAAAAGGGTACTTTATAGAGCCTACCGTTATTGTCACTACAGATCCTAATTATACAACAATGCACACAGAGCTTTTTGGCCCCGTGATGACTATTTATGTATATGAAGATAAAGACTGGAGCGAGATGCTTAAGCTTGTAGACAGCACTAGTGAGTATGCACTTACTGGAGCAATACTAGCAACAGATCGTTATGCAATACAAGAAGCTACAAAAGCACTTAAAAATGCCGCTGGTAACTTCTACATAAACGATAAGCCTACGGGAGCTGTTGTAGGGCAACAACCTTTTGGAGGAGCACGTGCTTCTGGAACAAATGACAAAGCTGGATCTGCTTTAAACCTACTACGTTGGGTAAGCCCACGTATGATTAAGGAAACATTTGTTACTCCTACAGATTACAGATACCCTTTCTTAGCTAAGAAATAGGTTACCTTTTTTCGTCTTTGAGACGAGGTATATAATAAGCAACAGGCTTTCTATTATAGAGAGCCTGTTTTTTATTGCGCTTTCGCGAAAGCGGAATTACAGAATTTGACGCTAGAGGGTTTTTCACTCACTAAAAAGGCCGCTATCCCGCAAGTCTACACGCACCATATACCTCTGGGATTCCCATAAGGCGTACCTCGCGCAAGCTATTACCATAACCTTGCACTCGCGTAGGTATCAACCATATTGCATACCCAAAAATCACAACCCACAATGCAGCTACTATAAAAAAAGATGCAATAGGATCTACCAGATAACACAGATACTGGACGCCTGTTACAGCAGTTGCTGCTTTTATCACATACCTAGCCCATAACTTGACTGCATATACTCTTACCTTATGTTCTTTTCTAGTTTTTGGCAATTCAATACCCAAGTGCACAAGCAAGGCATATACAAAAGGTCTATATGCAGTTGCGGCCACACTTGCGCTACCTAACAGTATTAAAAAATGTAGTATCTCCATTAGATTAATTTTAAAAAACAGCCGCAGCTATCTGTCTAATATTATCACTTTTACCCATTGAGTAATAATGTAGCACGGGTACGCCAGCAGCTTGTAACTCCTTGCTTTGCTGTATGCACCACTCTATTCCTATTTGCCGCACAGCAGCGGCATCGCTAGCTTTTACAACTTCCATTACTAATGTGTCTGGCACATCTACGCTAAAACGTTGCGGAATTAAATTAAGTTGCTTTTTTGTGGCAAGTGGTTTAAGCCCTGGTATAATAGGTTTTGTGATACCGGCGGCTCTGCACTTTTCTACAAAATCAAAGTATTTCTGATTATCAAAAAACATTTGAGTTACCACATAACAAGCCCCAGCTTCTAGCTTTTTCTTTAAAAAATGAATGTCACTTTCAAGACTGGGCGCTTCCAGATGCTTTTCTGGATATCCCGCCACACCTATGCAAAAGTCTGTCTTTGCACTGTTCTGCAAATCTTCATCTAGGTAGGTGCCATTATTTAAATCAATAATTTGCTCTACGAGGTCTTGCGCATAGATATTTCCATTTTTATTGGGCTTGTAGTAAGTCTCACTCTTTACCGCATCACCGCGTAAGGCCATCACATTCTCAATACCTAGAAAATCCATATCTATCAAAAAATTCTCAGTATCTTCTTTAGAAAAACCTCCGCATAGCACGTGCGGTACTGCATCTACTTGATAGCGGTTTTGTATCGCAGCACAAATACCCACAGTACCAGGGCGTTTACGCACCACCTTTTTCTCTAGCAATCCATCCTCACGCTCCTTATAAATGTATTCCTCACGGTGATAAGTTACATCTATAAAAGGCGGCTTAAATTCCATAAGCGGATCTATATTATCAAAAATAGTATTGATATTTTGTCCTTTAAGAGGTGGCAAGATTTCAAAAGAAAAATCGGTTCTCTTCGCTGCTATTGCTTCTGCTATGTGATCTCGTACTTTTGTCATAATCTACTCTGCTATATTTGGGGTGAGCCATTTTTCCGCTTTCGCGAAAGCAAAATTTTTGCGGCTCGCATAGTCCTTTACTTGATCTTCTTTTATTTTCCCTAGCCCAAAATACCTCGCCTCAGGGTGCCCGAAATAATACCCGCTCACACTTGCCGCCGGCCACATCGCCAAACTTTCGGTAAGTGAAACACCTATGGACTCTTCCACGTCAAGCAACTTCCAGATGGTTTCTTTCTCCAAATGATCTGGACAAGAGGGATAACCAGGCGCTGGGCGGATACCTTGATATTTTTCTTTAATTAAATCTGTATTATCCAGCGTCTCTCTAGTAGCATATCCCCAGTGTTTTGTGCGCACTTCCTTGTGAAGATATTCGGCAAAAGCTTCTGCGAGCCTGTCTGCAAGCGCTTTAATCATTATCGCGCTGTAATCATCAAGCGCATCTTCAAACTCTTTTGCCTTTCTGGCTGTGCCAAATCCTGCTGTAACACAAAAGGCACCCATATAATCTTGCAAACCACTATCGAGCGGAGCAATAAAATCTGATAGTGCGATATTGGGCTTTCCTGCTGCCTTTTTTGATTGTTGCCTGAGCGTTCTAAATACCACCGTATCTTCACCCTGCTCTTGACTTACAATTATATCATCTTGGTGATTTGAATTTGCTTTAAAAAGTCCAAAAGTCGCTTTGGCAGTGAGCCATTTTTCGGAAATGATTTGTTTGAGCATTTGTTGTGCATCGGCAAATAGTTCGCTGGCTTGTGTTCCTACCACCTCATCTGTTAAAATCTCTGGGTACTTACCGTGCAAATCCCAACTTCTAAAAAACGGACTCCAATCTATATATGGCACCAGAGCGTTGAGATCTAAATGTTCAATCACTTGTACACCTAGTTCTTTTGGAGCGATAATATCTTCGGCTTTAAAATCTATTTTTAATTTATTTGCTCTTGCTTGCTCAATGGTGAGATATTCTTTGATGCGTTGTCGTGAGTTAAAATTTTCGCGAAAGCGGGCATATTCTTCCTTTAATTCGTTTTTAAAAAGAACACTTGTGTCCTTCTGTAACAAATCACCCACAATAGTCACCGCTCTGCTGGCATCGTTTACGTGCACAACGGCGCTCTCATAATGCGTGTCAATTTTTACCGCAGTGTGTGCCTTGCTTGTGGTCGCACCACCTATCAAAACTGGTATTTTAATATCTTGACGCGCAAGTTCTTTGGCTAGATATACCATCTCATCGAGGCTAGGTGTGATTAAACCGCTTAGACCTATGATGTCTGCATTTTCGGCAAGGGCGGTGGCTATAATTTTTTCTGGCGGCACCATCACCCCTAGGTCTATAATCTCATAATTATTGCACGCTAGCACAACGCTCACGATGTTTTTACCTATATCGTGCACATCTCCTTTTACGGTTGCCATCACAATTTTACCCGCACTCTTACTAGCTGCTGCCGTCCCATTTTTTAACTTCTCTTCTTCTATGTAGGGCAATAAATAAGCAACGGCTTTTTTCATCACTCTAGCAGATTTTACCACTTGAGGTAAAAACATCTTCCCACTCCCAAAGAGGTCTCCCACTACATTCATACCCGTCATTAAGTGACCTTCTATCACTTTAATAGGAGCATCTACAGCTTGTCTGGCCTCTTCTACATCTTGTAGAATATAGGCATCTATCCCTTTAACAAGTGCTCTGGTGATTCGGCTTTGGATATCTTCTGTTCTCCAAGCTTCGGTTTCTTTTTCTGTAGATACTTTTTGACCTACGGTCTCTGCAAATGTGAGTAGGCGCTCTGTCGCATCATCTCTTCTATTGAGTATTACATCTTCTACACGCTCTAGTAAATCTACTGGAATATCATCATATACCTCCAGCAACGCAGGGTTTACAATACCCATATTCATCCCTGCTTTGATAGTGTGGTATAAAAACACTGAGTGCATCGCCTCGCGCACGGCGTTATTACCTCTAAAACTAAAAGACACATTACTCACACCACCACTTACCGAGCAATGTGGGAGATGATTGCGCACCCACTTTGTCGCTTCTATAAAGTCTAATGCATTGCGTTTATGTTCATCCATACCCGTCGCCACAGGAAAGATATTAAGATCAAAAATGATGTCTTCTGGCGGGAAGTTTACTTCATTAACTAAAATCTCATAGCTGCGCTTTGCAATCTCAATGCGACGCTCATAGGTATCTGCCTGGCCTACTTCATCAAAAGCCATTACAATCACAGCGGCACCATAACGTTTTATAGCCTTTGCTTGCTGTATAAAAATGGCTGCTCCTTCTTTTAAAGAAATAGAGTTTACCACGCATTTACCTTGTACTACCTGCAAGCCAGCCTCTATAATCTCCCATTTTGAACTATCTATCATAATGGGCACTCTCGCAATATCTGGCTCTGCAATCACAAGATTTAAAAAGGTAACCATTGCCTCCTTGCCATCTATGAGACCGTCATCCATATTAATATCGATGATTTGGGCGCCGTTTTCTACTTGATCTCTAGCTACAGAAAGTGCTTCTTCAAATTGCTGTTCTTTTATAAGTCTCAAAAACTTTCTTGACCCCGCAACATTAGTACGCTCTCCTACATTTATAAAATTACTTTCTGGAGTAATCACTAGTGGCTCAAGGCCAGAAAGTCGCATATATCGAGGAGTCACATTCATTATAGCTTACATTTTCTAGGGGTTACATTCTCTACTAGTTGCGCAATAGCTTTAATGTGTGCAGGTGTGGTGCCACAGCAGCCACCCACAATATTTACAAGGTTTTTATCGATGTATTTTTTAATCTGCATTGCCATTTGCTCTGGTGTTTCATCATACTCCCCGAAGGCATTAGGCAATCCCGCATTGGGATGTGCAGAAATACCCACCTCTGTTTTATTTGCTATAGCTTCTAGATGTGGTTGCAACTGACTAGCACCTAGCGCGCAGTTAAAACCAACAGACAATAGCGGAATATGTGATACCGAAATTAAAAATGCCTCTGCCGTTTGCCCTGAAAGCGTTCTACCAGAAGCGTCTGTTATGGTGCCAGAAATCATTACTGGCGTGTCTACACCTCGCTCTTCTTTTACCTGGTCTATCGCAAATAGCGCAGCCTTTGCGTTGAGTGTATCAAACACAGTTTCTACAAGTAAGATATCCACACCACCATCTAGCAAGGCTTCTACTTGTTGTTTATAAGCCACTCTAAGTTCTTCAAAACTCACTGCACGATACCCCGGGTCATTTACATCTGGCGACATACTCGCTGTCTTGTTTGTAGGACCTATGCTTCCTGCTACAAATCGTGGTTTGTGAGGTTCTTTTGCGGTTATGGATTGAGCGACATTTTTGGCAATTTTCGCGGAAGCGTAATTCAAATCATACACATACTCCTCCATCTCATAATCTGCCATTGCAATGGTGGTACTCAAGAAGGTGTTAGTCTCCACAATATCTGCTCCCGCTTCAAAATACTTGCGGTGCACCTCTGCAATTGCGGCAGGCTGCGTGAGTGACAGTAAATCATTATTACCTTTTACAGACCGATAAAAATCTTTAAAGCGCTCTCCTCTAAAATCTTCTTCACTAAAATTATATGCCTGCAGCATCGTACCCATCGCACCATCTAGCACAAGGATTCGTTCTTGCAAAACCGCTTTTAATTGTGCTGCCATTAGTTCTCTAGTGCTTGAATAATATCATTTTTAATGTCTTCTATATGTTCTAAACCTACAGATATACGAATAAGACCATCTGAAATACCTACCTCATCACGCTCAGCGCTCGATAGCTTGCTGTGGGTTGTACTAGCAGGGTGACTTACAATAGTTCTGGTATCTCCTAGGTTTGCTGTGAGCGAACACATCTTTATGGTATTTAAAAAATCACGCCCTTTTTGTAATCCGCCGTCAAGCTCTATTGTCACGATGCTTCCTCCCGCTTTCATTTGTTTTTGAGCAAGTGCGTATTGAGGATGTGATGGTAAAAAGGGATAACGGACTTTTTTGATTTGAGGTTGATTCTCTAAGTGTGTTGCGAGCTCAAGTGCATTTTTACAATGGCGATCTACTCTTACCGAGATCGTTTCGAGACTTTTTGAAATTGTCCACGCATTAAAAGGAGATAATGCAGGTCCAGTAACTCTAGCAAAACGATAAATCTTATCAATGAGCTCATAACTACCTACGGCGATGCCTCCCATTGTGCGCCCTTGACCGTCTAGTAATTTTGTAGCCGAGTGTATCACCACATCTGCACCAAAACGTATAGGTTGTTGTAAATATGGTGTTGCAAAGCAATTATCTACTATAAAAATAAGGTTATGCTTTTTTGAAAAATCAGCCAGCGCTTGTAAGTCTATGACATCTATCGCTGGATTAGTAGGCGACTCCACATAAATCACCTTTGTATTAGATTGTACTTTTGACGCTAAGTCATCTAGTTTTGTGCCATCAAAATACGTATGAGAAATATTCCATTTTGGTAAATACTTGGTAAAAAGCGTGTGGGTATTCCCAAAAATTGCTCTTGCCGAAAGTATGTGATCCCCGCTATCTAACAAAGCTGCAAATGTGCTAAAAATAGCACTCATCCCTGTAGCAAAAGTCACACCTTGCGCTGCCCCTTCCATTAAACATATTTTTTTCACCAGCTCTGCGCAGTTGGGATTTGTATACCTACTGTAAATATTTCTTTTTTTCTCCTCTGCAAAAGAGGCTCTCATCTCTTCTGACGTATCAAATACAAAACTAGAAGTAAGATACACCGGTGCTGAGTGCTCTTGATGTAAAGAACGCTCTGTTTGCGTACGTATCGCGAGTGTCTCTGGATGGTAATCACTCATAGCTAGTTAAGACTTGTTGTGATTTTTAAAATATCGCTCAGCACGCCTCTCGCTGTAACAGCTTTTCCTGCGCCAGCTCCTTGTATCACCAGCGGGTGATCACCATAGGAGTCTGTATAAATTTCAAAAACGGCATCTGCACCTTGAGTTTGCCCCAGCGCTGTGTGCTTAGATTCTTGCACTAGTTTTACTTCAAGTTGTTGTGTTTTTAAATCTAGCTCACCTACGTGTCTCAACACTTCATTTGCTCCTAGTTGAGATTTACTATTCTCAAAAATGGCATCAAGGGTTTTTACGCTTTCGCGAAACTGGGGTAAGGTAGTGGTACCATTTAATGATTTAGGAACCAGT harbors:
- a CDS encoding DUF6695 family protein — encoded protein: MKNTGKIIVLAFPDTFVKMSDELMCKILPLVGLGTRTHIKAGHAALVLIENETGVAQYFDFGRYITPPGKGRVRGALTDVELVVPVKAQIKNNQLINLNELLLWLEAHPEKTHGEGRLVASLCDTVDYDKALSYIMGLQGQGSIPYKAFGKVGSNCARFVTDTILASTNNNSIIKYLKRNKKFTPSTVGNVERSASQDGVYEVYNGCIKPYTSTALKENLTNFFDRKVPEVLDQDGISIEVPEGATFLDGTGSGAYFYLEVQGDKTKALVKRYTERGVQDFCGTTQLPEGFDTEKPYRFIYDSNCLYCNIKQGEQIFCLELAGQTAASLMQKVRSA
- a CDS encoding homocysteine S-methyltransferase family protein, which translates into the protein MAAQLKAVLQERILVLDGAMGTMLQAYNFSEEDFRGERFKDFYRSVKGNNDLLSLTQPAAIAEVHRKYFEAGADIVETNTFLSTTIAMADYEMEEYVYDLNYASAKIAKNVAQSITAKEPHKPRFVAGSIGPTNKTASMSPDVNDPGYRAVSFEELRVAYKQQVEALLDGGVDILLVETVFDTLNAKAALFAIDQVKEERGVDTPVMISGTITDASGRTLSGQTAEAFLISVSHIPLLSVGFNCALGASQLQPHLEAIANKTEVGISAHPNAGLPNAFGEYDETPEQMAMQIKKYIDKNLVNIVGGCCGTTPAHIKAIAQLVENVTPRKCKL
- the apaG gene encoding Co2+/Mg2+ efflux protein ApaG; the encoded protein is MVQQVTRGIKISVETTFEGTFYKNYKMHFAFGYKVTIDNQSKDSVQLMARHWKIQDALNTPEVVNGEGVIGKKPVLKPGESHTYSSGCLLTSPFGSMEGHYQMVNFTTTKKFRVKIPAFKLSAPFALN
- the metH gene encoding methionine synthase; its protein translation is MNVTPRYMRLSGLEPLVITPESNFINVGERTNVAGSRKFLRLIKEQQFEEALSVARDQVENGAQIIDINMDDGLIDGKEAMVTFLNLVIAEPDIARVPIMIDSSKWEIIEAGLQVVQGKCVVNSISLKEGAAIFIQQAKAIKRYGAAVIVMAFDEVGQADTYERRIEIAKRSYEILVNEVNFPPEDIIFDLNIFPVATGMDEHKRNALDFIEATKWVRNHLPHCSVSGGVSNVSFSFRGNNAVREAMHSVFLYHTIKAGMNMGIVNPALLEVYDDIPVDLLERVEDVILNRRDDATERLLTFAETVGQKVSTEKETEAWRTEDIQSRITRALVKGIDAYILQDVEEARQAVDAPIKVIEGHLMTGMNVVGDLFGSGKMFLPQVVKSARVMKKAVAYLLPYIEEEKLKNGTAAASKSAGKIVMATVKGDVHDIGKNIVSVVLACNNYEIIDLGVMVPPEKIIATALAENADIIGLSGLITPSLDEMVYLAKELARQDIKIPVLIGGATTSKAHTAVKIDTHYESAVVHVNDASRAVTIVGDLLQKDTSVLFKNELKEEYARFRENFNSRQRIKEYLTIEQARANKLKIDFKAEDIIAPKELGVQVIEHLDLNALVPYIDWSPFFRSWDLHGKYPEILTDEVVGTQASELFADAQQMLKQIISEKWLTAKATFGLFKANSNHQDDIIVSQEQGEDTVVFRTLRQQSKKAAGKPNIALSDFIAPLDSGLQDYMGAFCVTAGFGTARKAKEFEDALDDYSAIMIKALADRLAEAFAEYLHKEVRTKHWGYATRETLDNTDLIKEKYQGIRPAPGYPSCPDHLEKETIWKLLDVEESIGVSLTESLAMWPAASVSGYYFGHPEARYFGLGKIKEDQVKDYASRKNFAFAKAEKWLTPNIAE
- a CDS encoding trans-sulfuration enzyme family protein produces the protein MSDYHPETLAIRTQTERSLHQEHSAPVYLTSSFVFDTSEEMRASFAEEKKRNIYSRYTNPNCAELVKKICLMEGAAQGVTFATGMSAIFSTFAALLDSGDHILSARAIFGNTHTLFTKYLPKWNISHTYFDGTKLDDLASKVQSNTKVIYVESPTNPAIDVIDLQALADFSKKHNLIFIVDNCFATPYLQQPIRFGADVVIHSATKLLDGQGRTMGGIAVGSYELIDKIYRFARVTGPALSPFNAWTISKSLETISVRVDRHCKNALELATHLENQPQIKKVRYPFLPSHPQYALAQKQMKAGGSIVTIELDGGLQKGRDFLNTIKMCSLTANLGDTRTIVSHPASTTHSKLSSAERDEVGISDGLIRISVGLEHIEDIKNDIIQALEN
- the metF gene encoding methylenetetrahydrofolate reductase [NAD(P)H], which translates into the protein MTKVRDHIAEAIAAKRTDFSFEILPPLKGQNINTIFDNIDPLMEFKPPFIDVTYHREEYIYKEREDGLLEKKVVRKRPGTVGICAAIQNRYQVDAVPHVLCGGFSKEDTENFLIDMDFLGIENVMALRGDAVKSETYYKPNKNGNIYAQDLVEQIIDLNNGTYLDEDLQNSAKTDFCIGVAGYPEKHLEAPSLESDIHFLKKKLEAGACYVVTQMFFDNQKYFDFVEKCRAAGITKPIIPGLKPLATKKQLNLIPQRFSVDVPDTLVMEVVKASDAAAVRQIGIEWCIQQSKELQAAGVPVLHYYSMGKSDNIRQIAAAVF
- the pruA gene encoding L-glutamate gamma-semialdehyde dehydrogenase encodes the protein MGKGFFQVPIAVNEEVKSYTPGSPEREAVAAAYKELFNAHTEVPMYINGKEVRTKNTQPITPPHDHKKVVGEFHLAEKTHIDQAIAGALEARTEWAELPWEQRAGIFLKAAELIAGPYRAKINAATMINQSKTIYQAEIDAACELIDFLRFNVQFMTDIYNEQPESTSGAWNRLEYRPLEGFIYAITPFNFTAIAANLPAACALMGNVVVWKPSDSQMLSAKIILDIFREAGVPDGVIQVVHGDPVMITDTVLASPDFSGLHFTGSTHVFKDVWKKIGENIHNYKTYPRIVGETGGKDFIVAHPTAPAKQVATAISRGAFEFQGQKCSAASRGYIPASSWEEIKELVIEDVKSFKMGSPEDMSNFITAVIHEGSFDKLAKYIDQAKEDANAEIIVGGGHDKKKGYFIEPTVIVTTDPNYTTMHTELFGPVMTIYVYEDKDWSEMLKLVDSTSEYALTGAILATDRYAIQEATKALKNAAGNFYINDKPTGAVVGQQPFGGARASGTNDKAGSALNLLRWVSPRMIKETFVTPTDYRYPFLAKK
- a CDS encoding NRDE family protein; amino-acid sequence: MCTVTYIPKKDNTFILTSNRDEAYGRTTLAPSFYDIDGVKMLFPKDAVAGGSWIGVSEKNTMICLLNGGFENHMKVEDYKMSRGVTVKELLKSDDLTTSINDFDYEGIEPFTIIAIDWNTGLKATELVWDGVKAHISELDDLPKIWSSSTLYTADMKEKRKKWFKTFAENTDWSSEQLSSFHTTAGEGDEKVDLKMNRGKLGTVSVTQVEKTKEDCIMTYRDLQKDEVHITNFDTVTV